TCACAGTTCGCTTTTCCTACACCCACTTGGTTTCCCCGGAAATCTATGATACGTACAATGTCGTCCTTTTCGAATTCTCCTTCGATATGAGTGATTCCAATCGGAAGTATACTGACTGCCTTTTCAGAGTTTAATACTTCCGTTGCACACTCATTGATATGAATTTCCCCTTTGGCGAAGCCTTCACTATGTGCAATCCATTTCTTGACACTGGATACCGGTTCTTTTGAAGGAATGAAACGGGTACAAAGTGTATCTTCGGGATGTTGCAGCAAGTTGACTAAAATATTATCACGTTTTCCATTGGCAATGATTACTGTGATTCCTTCGTCGGCTACCTTGCGGGCAATGTTTGTTTTTGTCAACATACCGCCTCGTCCGAAACTGGACTTGGTTGCTTGGATATAGTTGGATAAATCTTTGCCATGACCGATTTCCTGAATAACGGAAGAATTGGGGTCGGCAGGAGAACCATTATAAATGCCGTCGATATTGCTTAAAATGATAAGTGCTTGTGCATCCATCATGGAAGCGATAAGCCCGGATAGTTCATCGTTGTCTGTGAACATCAGTTCGCTGACTGAAATCGTATCGTTTTCATTGACAATAGGAATAACGTTGTTTTCGAGCATTACCGTCATACAGTTTTTCTGATTCAGATAATGGCGACGAGTACCAAAATTCTCTTTGGTAGTCAGCACCTGACCTACGGCGATGCCATGTTCACGGAAAAGTTCGTAGTAGCGGTTGATTAGTTTTGCCTGGCCGACGGCAGAAAACAGTTGGCGCTGATCTACACTGTCGAGCTTCTTTTGCGGGTGTATCTCACTGCGTCCGGAAGCAACGGCTCCCGAAGAAACCATAATGATTTCTACGCCGGATTTATGTAATTCCGCTATTTGGTCGACAAGTGCTGACATACGGGTGACGTCCAGCGTTCCGTCACGACGTGCCAATACATTACTTCCTACTTTTACTGCGATTCGTGTAAATTCCTGTTTCATTTTTACTAACGATTTGAAAGCACAAATATAGAGCTTTTTGTCGATATGTTACCAAAACAGGCTAAAAAGAATTATCTTTGCAACATAACTTATTTATCTGTGCACCTAGCGTTGCCCAACAGGCTGGCATTACCGCTTTGCGACAGGCAGATTCGGATGTGGAACGTATGAGACAAAACTATGATGAACGGCGGAAGTTTATGATTACTCGTCTACGGGAAATTGGATTCGAAATTAAGGTAGAGCCGCAGGGAGCGTTTTATGTTTTTGCCAATGCACATAAATTTGCGACCGACTCTTATCGCTTTGCGTTCGATGTACTCGAACATGCGCATGTCAGTATTACTCCCGGTGTGGATTTTGGTACGGGAGATGAAGGATATGTACGCTTCTCCTATGCAAATTCATTGGAGAACATCAAAGAAGGCTTGGATCGCATCAGTCGCTATCTTTCTCGGCCCGGTTTCTGATAAGCTCGGTGGCTGCCTCGTATTCTTCCTCAATGACAAGGACAGAAACGGAAGGAGCGATGTAGGGAGCTAGTGTTCCCATAATCCCATCTTTGATGACGCAACGGATATTATTACTCTCTAATAACCCTTTGATGATTTCGGCTTCCCATGGAGAACCGGAGAATACTTCTATTGACTTGCTATAATCTTCTTCTTTCATGACTGTATGGTATTAGGGGTTGTTTTCTACAAATATAACAAAAAAGAGAGACAAAAGGTTATTCTTCGCTTAAAATTTATTCAAGTGTGATGTGTTTTACACTAATTTGCTGGTTTAGAAATGTAGACGCTGATTCGGAGAATTTCTCTTCCGCCTCTGTGGTGTAAAACTGGCAATTCCCGTTCTTTGTGCACTTTGCGTCCATTTCCGGGTGTCTTCTCAAATAATCTTTCAGGCTTTCCGCTACATATTCTCCTTGTGAGATTACGCTAATGTCATTGGCGATATATTGCCGGATTTTAGGAAGAAGGAGAGGGAAGTGGGTGCATCCCAGAATGACGGTGTCTATTTGCGGATCTTTTGAAAGTAGTTGGTCTATATATTTGCGGATGAAGTAATCGGCTCCATCGTTTTGCGATTCATTGTTTTCTACTAATGACACCCACATCGGACAGGCCACTCCACTAACCTGAATATCCGGGAATAGTTTATGTATTTCCAAAGGGTAAGATTCGGATTTGATAGTACCTGCTGTTGCCAGTACACCGATATGCTGGTTCTTACTAATATCTCCGATACATTCTACGGTGGGACGAATCACGCCGAGCACACGGCGTGCCGGGTCAATTTGGGGTAAATCATTCATCTGAATGCTGCGCAGAGCCTTGGCGGAAGCTGTGTTGCAGGCCAATATGACCAAATGACAGCCCATGTCGAATAGTTTGTTGACAGCTTGCCGGGTGAACTCGTACACGACTTCAAAAGAGCGTGTCCCGTAAGGAGCACGGGCATTGTCCCCCAAGTAGATATAGTCATATTCAGGCAATGCTTCTCTTATCTTGTCTAAGATAGTCAGGCCACCATAACCGGAGTCGAACACTCCGATAGGGCCGGGTATATTTGATAAATGTTGATTCATGACGAACAGGATTTATATACGCAAATGTACACCAAAAAAAGCGAAAGCGAAAGAAGTTTAAACTTCTTTCGCTTTCGCTTTTAGTATTTCTTTCTCTTGGCGAGAATTCTTATTTGATACCCAGATTTGCTTTAACCTTATTGGTCAGGTTAATGCTTTGTGCTTCGTTAACGTAAGGAATCGGAGTTCTTGCAAGGTCGAAGATATAAACAACACCTTCAGCAGCACCTACAGCTTTGATAGCATTGTCCAATTTCTGATAGATAGGAGCCATTGCGTCATTCTGAGCTTTCGCCATTTGCTGCTGTGCATCCTGTTGGAATTGTTCTTGTCTCTGCATCATGTCCTGCAACTCTTTCTGTCTTCTTTCTGCGATGTTGGCCGGAAGCGAATCCTTAGCGATAGCTTGCTGGAATTCCTGATATTTTTTATTGAATTCTTCCTGAGTTCTTTGAAGTTCGGCAGTGAGTTGTTTTTCCAATGTTTGGATGTCGTTTTGTGCCTTAGTAAATTCAGGCATCACAGAGATAATCTCCTGTGCATTGATATGACCGAATTTCAGGTTCTGTGCAAATACACCCATTGGGAGTGCAAGCAACATTACAAGTGCAATTTTTTTTAGCATAGTTCTATAATTTATTTGAATGTTTTTTTTAGTTATTTCCAGTTGCAAATGTATGAAATTAATTTGAATATCCTAATCTTCTTAGGATTTCATCACTAATATCTATACGTGGATTTGCAAAAATTATACCTGCAGCAGAGGCTCTGTCGACTACCATGTCATATCCATGCTGTTGTGATACAGCTTTCACTGCTTCATAGATATCATCCTGAATCGGCGACATCAACTTGTCTCTCATCTTGGCTAATTCACCTTCAGGGCCGAAATAATTGCGTTTCAGTTCGGCCGCTTCTCTTTCTTTGGCTACGATTTCATCCTCTTTCTTTGTCTTTTGGGCAGCAGATAGAGTGGCAGATTTTGTCTGGTAATCCTGGAACATCTTTTGTGCTTCCTTTGCCAGAACTTCTACTTCACCCTGATATTTCTTCGTAGCTTCTTGCATTTGCTCATTAGCGCTTTGAGCAGCCGGAATATTTTTCATAATATATTCCGTATCGATCAGTGCAAATTTTTGTGCGTTTGCCGCCATACCGACAGCAAATAGCAACATGATTAATAGAACAGACTTTCTCATGACGTTTAGTTTTTTGTGATACATTAGAATTCTTGTCCTAAGATAAAGTGGAATTGACTTCCGCCATATTGTTTAGAACCAAATACTTTATCGAAACCGTAACCCCAGTCAATACCCATCATACCAATCATCGGCAAGAAGATACGAACACCGACACCGGCAGAACGTTTCAACTCAAACGGATTGAATTTCTTGATATCATGCCATGCGTTACCTGCTTCAAGGAAACCTAACACATAAATGTTAGTACTTGTTTCCAGCATCAACGGATATCTTAATTCGATGCCGAGACGTGCGTAAGCATAACCTTCGGAACCATATGGGGTCAATGAGCTATTTTCGTAACCACGCAGAGCGATACTCTCTGTAGCATAGGTTGAATAACCGGTCATACCATCACCACCTACGTCGAATGTACCGAACGGTGATTTCTTGTATTCGTTATAGTGACCCAGCAAACCGAACTCTGTACGTGTCATCAATACAAGACACTTAGGATGAGCAACCGGATCCATCAACGGAGTATATGTTTTTCCTTTGAATTTCCATTTGTGGTATTCTACCCATCTGTGAAGCTTATTCATCTTATCCTGGGTAATGCTACCGTCTGATTTGTAATATCCTTTATAGTCTTTGCCATCCATCAACGAATATGGAGGAGTGAACTGAACTGACAATGAGAAATCGGAACCCGTACGCGGGAAGATAGGATTGTCAATTGAGTTACGTGCCAAAGTCAATGAGATGCTGAGGTCATTGCATTTACCGTTGGTTACCGGGAAATACTGCCAGTCGCTCAAGTTGTAGCGTTGATAAGCCAACTCTGCAGAGAGTGTGAAATAGTCATCCGGCCATCTCAAACGTTTACCCCAGCCTACGGAAAGTCCCCACATCTTGATAGACTTGTCAGGGTCGTAGTAGTTTTCGTAGTTATTGTAGTTACCGTAGTTGTACATACCATACCCCCCATAACCGCTATACATGCTATTGTAGTAGTTGTTGAAGTAGCTGGAGTTATAGTAACGGCTACTGATATCTGTCTGTACAGAGAAGAAAGCCGAAACGGAAAATGAGTTCGGACGCTTTCCGCCAAACCAGGGGTCGAAGAATGAAATACTGTATGACTGGTAGTATTTAGCATTCGTTTGTCCACTGATAGTCAATGTCTGTCCGTCACCTTGCGGCAGGATACCACGGTAGTTTTCACCCGGATGGAGCAAGTTGGCTACAGAGAAGTTGGTGAACTTCAAGCTCAACTTACCGATAATACCGGTTTGTCCCCAACCGGCTGAGAATTCCACCTGGTCGTTTGCTTTGGATGTCAATGGTAAACCTATGTCAACAGTTCCGTTCATCGGATCCGGTTGAATGTCCGGTTGCAGTTTTTCCGGGTCAAAGTGTCCCATCTGCTGGATTTCACGCAAAGAACGCATCAAGTCTTCCTTGCTGAATAGCTGTCCCGGACGAATACGAAGTTCACGACGAACTACATTTTCATACAAACGGTCATTACCGCTGATGTTAATTTTGTTGATAGTAGCTTGGCGGCCTTCATAAATTCTCATTTCGAGGTCGATAGAGTCGCCGACAATGTTTACTTCCACCGGATCGAGGTTGTAGAACAAGTAACCGTTGTTATAATATAAGTTGCCGATAGCGTCATCATCTGTGGAGATACGTTCGTTCAATAACTTCTGGTTGTATACATCTCCTTTTTTCATACGAAGCAGGTA
The DNA window shown above is from Bacteroides faecium and carries:
- the proB gene encoding glutamate 5-kinase; the protein is MKQEFTRIAVKVGSNVLARRDGTLDVTRMSALVDQIAELHKSGVEIIMVSSGAVASGRSEIHPQKKLDSVDQRQLFSAVGQAKLINRYYELFREHGIAVGQVLTTKENFGTRRHYLNQKNCMTVMLENNVIPIVNENDTISVSELMFTDNDELSGLIASMMDAQALIILSNIDGIYNGSPADPNSSVIQEIGHGKDLSNYIQATKSSFGRGGMLTKTNIARKVADEGITVIIANGKRDNILVNLLQHPEDTLCTRFIPSKEPVSSVKKWIAHSEGFAKGEIHINECATEVLNSEKAVSILPIGITHIEGEFEKDDIVRIIDFRGNQVGVGKANCDSSQAQEAIGKHGKKPVVHYDYLYIE
- a CDS encoding DUF2007-related protein; the encoded protein is MKEEDYSKSIEVFSGSPWEAEIIKGLLESNNIRCVIKDGIMGTLAPYIAPSVSVLVIEEEYEAATELIRNRAEKDSD
- the murI gene encoding glutamate racemase translates to MNQHLSNIPGPIGVFDSGYGGLTILDKIREALPEYDYIYLGDNARAPYGTRSFEVVYEFTRQAVNKLFDMGCHLVILACNTASAKALRSIQMNDLPQIDPARRVLGVIRPTVECIGDISKNQHIGVLATAGTIKSESYPLEIHKLFPDIQVSGVACPMWVSLVENNESQNDGADYFIRKYIDQLLSKDPQIDTVILGCTHFPLLLPKIRQYIANDISVISQGEYVAESLKDYLRRHPEMDAKCTKNGNCQFYTTEAEEKFSESASTFLNQQISVKHITLE
- a CDS encoding OmpH family outer membrane protein; the encoded protein is MLKKIALVMLLALPMGVFAQNLKFGHINAQEIISVMPEFTKAQNDIQTLEKQLTAELQRTQEEFNKKYQEFQQAIAKDSLPANIAERRQKELQDMMQRQEQFQQDAQQQMAKAQNDAMAPIYQKLDNAIKAVGAAEGVVYIFDLARTPIPYVNEAQSINLTNKVKANLGIK
- a CDS encoding OmpH family outer membrane protein; this translates as MRKSVLLIMLLFAVGMAANAQKFALIDTEYIMKNIPAAQSANEQMQEATKKYQGEVEVLAKEAQKMFQDYQTKSATLSAAQKTKKEDEIVAKEREAAELKRNYFGPEGELAKMRDKLMSPIQDDIYEAVKAVSQQHGYDMVVDRASAAGIIFANPRIDISDEILRRLGYSN
- a CDS encoding BamA/OMP85 family outer membrane protein; its protein translation is MHYRISYLFITFICLCCFATTGIAQNANTDEDSKPVILYSGTPKKYEIADIKVEGVKNYEDYVLIGLSGLSVGQTITVPGDEITGAIKRYWRHGLFSNVQITAEKVEGNKIWLKISLTQRPRISDVRYHGVKKSERTDLEGKLGMVKGMQITPNTVDRAKTLIKRYFDDKGFKNAEVIISQKDDPSSENQVIVDIDIDKKEKIKVHAIEIVGNTAIKTSKLKRVMKKTNEKGKLLNLFRTKKFVPENYEADKQLIIDKYNELGYRDAMIAKDSISQHDEKTVNVYLNIDEGQKYYLRNVTWVGNTLYPSEQLNYLLRMKKGDVYNQKLLNERISTDDDAIGNLYYNNGYLFYNLDPVEVNIVGDSIDLEMRIYEGRQATINKINISGNDRLYENVVRRELRIRPGQLFSKEDLMRSLREIQQMGHFDPEKLQPDIQPDPMNGTVDIGLPLTSKANDQVEFSAGWGQTGIIGKLSLKFTNFSVANLLHPGENYRGILPQGDGQTLTISGQTNAKYYQSYSISFFDPWFGGKRPNSFSVSAFFSVQTDISSRYYNSSYFNNYYNSMYSGYGGYGMYNYGNYNNYENYYDPDKSIKMWGLSVGWGKRLRWPDDYFTLSAELAYQRYNLSDWQYFPVTNGKCNDLSISLTLARNSIDNPIFPRTGSDFSLSVQFTPPYSLMDGKDYKGYYKSDGSITQDKMNKLHRWVEYHKWKFKGKTYTPLMDPVAHPKCLVLMTRTEFGLLGHYNEYKKSPFGTFDVGGDGMTGYSTYATESIALRGYENSSLTPYGSEGYAYARLGIELRYPLMLETSTNIYVLGFLEAGNAWHDIKKFNPFELKRSAGVGVRIFLPMIGMMGIDWGYGFDKVFGSKQYGGSQFHFILGQEF